The DNA region AACATATGATCCGACAGATTTTTTGTTTTTAGCCGGATCCCACATAAGCGACATATTGTCCACTCAGGGGCTGATGAAGATTTGGGAACACATACACTTATCAGAAATTGATTCAGCAACTCATCTATAGTTAATTGTTGACTCCGTGCAATCTGTTTAAGTGTCTTTGCAGTCTTCTCCCTAACAGTGATATTTGACCAACCTTTCTCGGGCATAACATAAGGAAATACAAAACGAGAATAAAAAGCTTGACAGGTCAATTGACCGGTCAAGATAGCCCACTTGTATCGTGAACCATATGGTTTTAAACAGAAGGAGCACTCATTTGGAAATCCCATTATAAATTAGCTAATAATCTTTATATATGGATATCCTTTCTACATTATAAAAGGGAGGTCTTAATATGGTAGAATATCCGCCCTATGTAGATGCTTATGGTAAAATAAAAGATGTTTTTAATAAGATCAAAGAAGCTGCTGTTCCGCCAAAATTTACTCAAGATTTTTTACACACAAAGTTGGGTTTAAAATCAAGCAGTTATAGGGCTATGGTACCACTACTAAAGAGATTGCAATTTATTGATGAAGCCAATATACCAACCGCTGTATATAGAGATTATAGGGACGAAAGTAAATCTAAAATAATTTTAGCTCAACGTATAAAAGCTGCATATTCGGAACTTTTTGCTGCACATGAATATGCCCATGATCTTAAAAGAGAGGATTTAAATTCTAAGCTTGCAACAGTTCTTGGGACTTCGAAGGATGACAAAACAATTCCAAAAATATCTGGGACCTTTATAGAACTTCGTAAATTAGCTGACTTCGAGCAGAAGATACCAATAAAAAAAGAAGAAGTTAAAAAGATTGCAGCAGAAAAACCGACAGAATTTACACCAAAGTTAGGTATTTCATATACAATTAATCTAAATCTGCCAGCAACCCCTGATATTGAGATATTTGACGCGATTTTTAAAAGTCTTAAGGAGCATCTTCTGAAATGAAAAAAGAATCTGATTTGAGTGATAAACTGTTGATATTTCAAATGAAAAATCTAAT from Patescibacteria group bacterium includes:
- a CDS encoding DUF5343 domain-containing protein; this encodes MVEYPPYVDAYGKIKDVFNKIKEAAVPPKFTQDFLHTKLGLKSSSYRAMVPLLKRLQFIDEANIPTAVYRDYRDESKSKIILAQRIKAAYSELFAAHEYAHDLKREDLNSKLATVLGTSKDDKTIPKISGTFIELRKLADFEQKIPIKKEEVKKIAAEKPTEFTPKLGISYTINLNLPATPDIEIFDAIFKSLKEHLLK